One Hordeum vulgare subsp. vulgare chromosome 4H, MorexV3_pseudomolecules_assembly, whole genome shotgun sequence DNA window includes the following coding sequences:
- the LOC123446260 gene encoding phytosulfokines 4-like — translation MAPSPRPYTSLLLPSLLLLLLVSSNAVRAGATSRNHAAQDDHGEVDASGEAAEAGDDRCGEGGEGGDDECLMRRTLVAHTDYIYTQGGNHN, via the coding sequence ATGGCGCCATCACCTCGGCCGTACACCTCTCTGCTGTTGCCatctctcctcctgctcctcctcgtctCCTCCAACGCAGTGAGAGCGGGAGCAACCTCAAGAAACCATGCAGCCCAGGACGACCACGGAGAGGTGGACGCCAGCGGCGAGGCGGCGGAGGCGGGGGATGATCGTTGCggcgaagggggagaaggaggcgaTGATGAGTGCTTGATGAGGAGGACGCTGGTGGCGCACACGGACTACATCTACACCCAGGGAGGAAACCACAACTAG